Genomic window (Dyadobacter fanqingshengii):
AGCACAAGGGTGTGATTTTTGTCCTGGATCTTTGCATACTCTGCATCCACTTTTTGTGCAAGTTCCTTCCAGCCAAGCATATCCGCAAAATCCTGTGGGAGTTCATGATCTTTTCCATCCTCCCAGCGAAGCAATCCGAGCTTTTGGTAAGGTTTTGCGTTTTCTGCAATCTCGGACGGACTTTTAATCGGAAATGCCACCCTGAAAATCGGGATGAACATGGCAATAATGACCAGAATGGACCCAGGACGAAGCCATACCAGGCGGTTTTGGAAAATATACTCCAGATAAGCCGCCCCAAAGGCGATAAAAATAGGGTAGAGCCCGATGGCATAATATCCCTTGGCCCTCAGATAGGTGAAAAGGCCTAAAGTAAAAACCAGCGACCAGAAAAACACCTGATATTTCCTGAAAGCGGGGTAAGCGAAAAAGGCCACAAATGCGGCAATCAGGACGAAGATCGAGCTGAGAAAATAGAGGAGCTGCTCTTTCAGAAAATCAAGCCGGTTTACATTTACCAACTGCGATTTTGCGAGCAGTTTCATGTGAAAGATCACGGGAAAATTGTTCTGATACTGCCAGATCAGATTGGGTAAGATGATCAGCAATGCAAGGAATGCTGCAAAGTATAACGCGCTGTTTTTGAATATTTTAAAATTTTTCGTGACCAAAAGCGCGGGAATCAGGCCTGCAACGAGGAACACAATGTTGTATTTATTCAAAAAACTAAATCCGAACGCCAAGGCTGCCATGTACAGCCATTTATTTTGCTCTGTTTTGAGATAATTGAGGATACAAAAATACAGCAGCGTCCAACCGAGAATATCGGCTGAATTGGGCTGATAAAGCATATTGATCCGCATCAGCACCGAAAAAGTGATTGCTGTTGCGCCCAGTATCAATGCAAATAAACCGCCGCCTAGCTGTTCAATGGCTTTCCAAACAACGACTAACGTGCAAGCGCCAAACAATGCTGGAAAAAATTTCACCCAAAACGCGCCATTTCCCAGCAACAGGATCACGTACGAAACCCAGGAAGTAAAAGGAGGCACGGATAAATATCCCCAGGCCAGATGTTTCCCCTGATCCAGATGCAAATATTCGTCCCGGTGCAGATCATATTCGGGCGCGATGATCACGTAATGCAGGGCAAATTTGATGAGAATAAAAAAACAGAGGATCAGCGTTTTCTTTGTCATTATATGTGGTTAAGGGCGATTTCTTTTATTTTCGTTTTCGTGTGACTAAGTTGGCGATTCGATTGCCACTTCTGAACTGCAACCTGAATTTTTTTATCACAATTAGCTGAAAAATGGAAATAACTTACAAAACCAACGTTGTGCCTTTGCCCGAACAGGTCATTGAAGTGTACGACAGCGCCAAATTGCCCAGGCCCACGCACGACGCTGCGCGTATCGGCAAGATCTATCAGAATTCGAATCTTATCGTTTCTGCCTGGGACGGCGAAAAACTGGTCGGCGTTTCGCGCTCGATCACAGACTGGGCATGGAGCTGCTATCTGGCCGATCTGGCCATTCACGCAGATTACCAAAAACTAGGCATCGGTAAAAAATTGATAGACATTACCAAAGAGCAAGTCGGCGAGCAAACCACGATTCTGCTTCTATCCGTGCCAACCGCCATGGAATATTATCCCAAAATAGGGTTCACAAAGGAGGATCGTGGCTTTACTATATTGAGGACAAGGTGAACTTGGTTGGATCTTATATATGCACGTTTGAGCCGAATAAGTTGCTTATTCGGCTCAAAATTTGCTAAAAAATGAGCCGAATAGATCTGTCAATCGGCTCAAAGCCGTTTTTATCAAAACAAACAAAACTAAAATGGCGTGGAACCCGGAGATTTATAATAAATTCAAAACGGAGCGATTTGCTCCTTTTCTGGATCTGGTGGCATTGATTAAGATCCGGCGGGATATGGAAGTGATCGATCTGGGTTGCGGCACGGGAGAACTGACGAGAAAGCTCGCTGACCTGCTTTCGGGATCAAGGGTTTTGGGCATTGATTCTTCTGATGAAATGCTGGATGATGCCAGAGCGTTTGCTAATGAGCAAGTTAGCTTTCAGAAGAAATCGATTGAAGAGGGCGTTGGCTTGGAGTCGAAGTGGGATCTTGTGTTTTCCAACGCAGCCATTCAATGGGTTGAAAATCATGAAACGCTTTTTTCTAAAATCATTTCAAATATTAAACCCGGCGGTCAGCTTGTAATTCAAATGCCTGCCCAGCATCATAATGTAACTAATCAGATGCTTTTGCAATTGTCGGAGGAAGAACCTTTTCTAAAAGAGCTGGCGGGTTTTCAGAGCGTTTCACCTGTTTTGAATACAGAAGATTATGCACGCATTTTGTTCGAAAACGGAGGAAGTGAAATCACGGTTTATGAAAAAATTTATCCGCTCGTGCTGAAAGACTCTAACGCTGTTTTCGAATGGACGTCGGGTACGGCACTGCTGCCTTATGTGCAGAGATTGGAAGGAGAAAGCCGGCAGCAATTTATCGACGAATTCAAATCCCGCCTTAGAACAAAGTTTCCCGGATCACCCGCTTTTTATCCGTTCAAAAGGATCATTCTGTCGGCTTTGTTTGAATGATATTTCATAAGCTCGCTTCGCTGGCTGCGACCATTTCCTCAACATCCGCCAGGATCTGTTTCAAATCTTTGTCGGAAATGCCGCTGTGCCGAAGCTGTAATATGCCTGCCAGCTGCTCATTTAATCTTTTCAGCTGCCAGTATTTGGAGTGATTCGGGCCTATGGGCGGGTAAAAGGTGTTTTCGCCCGGATCTTTCACGAGCACGATAAGCTCGAAAGCCATTCGTGAATGGTTTTGAACAGCATTGGCTAAGACTTTGACGCACCTCCCGGTTTTCAAAGTAATTTCTCTTTCGAAGTCCATTGAGTAATAATGCTTTTTTTAGCACGGGTTTGAACAAGGAGAGAAAAAGCGCATCAAACGTTGCACACGAAAAAGTTTTTATTCCTTAATCAACAAAAAATAGGATGCTAACATGTTGATTTTTAACCGATAAATGCGGATCTTTTTGGTGAAAATTTACTATCATTAGCTATGAAAAACATTACAGAGCTTAGTACTACATTGGAGTGGACGCAGCATTCCCTGCGTTTTTTGAAAAAACATTTTCTGGTGATCCTCTCGCTGGGCCTGATTGCAGGTTTAGGCCGTGCCGCTCAGCTGAAAGCGTTCGGTGAAATTTCAGCCACCTTGCATCTTGTGCTGGAAGTTATCATTCAGTCGGCCCGGATTTTAATATTTTTGTTCGCATTGGGCGTTACCAATGTCCTGTCGGGGTTGAAGCGGGTTGCGGCGATTTTCTCCATTAAGAAAGACAGCAGCCAGATGCGGCGGGCAGCGTTGGGGAAATTCAGAATGCATTGGAAGAGAATGCTTTGGAATCTTTGCGCCTTCCTGATTATATCATTTTTGATCAACCTTTTTATTGATCATGTCGCTTACGAAACGTGCATGTACATCAGCCTGCGGGAGCGCGGCATCCTCTACGCCGATGCCTCCGAATGGACCATCATTCTGTTTCTCAAAAACCTGTCGGTAATCCCGTTTACGCTCGTTTTTAATGCAATGTGCCTGTTATGGTTTGTCAACAGGCTGCCGGGGAAGTCTGCGCGGGACACCTTTTAAATGGTGGGGGGCGTCGTTTATTATTTTAAAAATGCCTTCTTCCGAATTAAACGCGTCAGTTCGGTAGCAATTTTTTGATGCCCTGCTTCATTCAAATGACCGTCCACAGGGTAGTAATCGCGGGCCGTAAGCACGTCGCAGGCGCGCAGAAAGTGTAAGTTAGGATCCGGGCTTTTCTTTCCTGCCGCTTCAAAGCCGCTGATCAGCTCGGGCCTGGTATAACGGCCATCCAAATGCATCACGACAATGTTACCAGCATAAATTGCACGGATTTTGGCCAGAGTTTTGAAAAATTGCAATGTATGTTCCGCAACCATCGCTTCTGATTTGATGGCCAAAGGCTTTCCATCAAGCATAGGTTTGCCTGATATCCAGGAAGTTAATGCCATTTTGGTATCACGCCAAACACTCCCAGGAGTAATAAAAATGCGTTTTAAAAGATCTTTTTCTCTGACAAAGAAATACGTGAAACGCATGGGAAAGTAGCCCTCGTTTAAGCGATTGAAAATCCCTACTTTCATAAATTTTTCGTGTGTTAGCGGCTCCTGTGGACTTTTCGGATCGTTTCTGGCGGTGTTTTCTTCCAGGTCATTATCACAATATTGGATTACCAAAACTTGACAGGAATCGCGCTGCAATTTCGACAGCAGGAGCATTTCGCGATATGTGCCATATGATGAAATCCCGGCATTTAGGGTTTTTAAACC
Coding sequences:
- a CDS encoding GNAT family N-acetyltransferase produces the protein MEITYKTNVVPLPEQVIEVYDSAKLPRPTHDAARIGKIYQNSNLIVSAWDGEKLVGVSRSITDWAWSCYLADLAIHADYQKLGIGKKLIDITKEQVGEQTTILLLSVPTAMEYYPKIGFTKEDRGFTILRTR
- a CDS encoding methyltransferase domain-containing protein, which gives rise to MAWNPEIYNKFKTERFAPFLDLVALIKIRRDMEVIDLGCGTGELTRKLADLLSGSRVLGIDSSDEMLDDARAFANEQVSFQKKSIEEGVGLESKWDLVFSNAAIQWVENHETLFSKIISNIKPGGQLVIQMPAQHHNVTNQMLLQLSEEEPFLKELAGFQSVSPVLNTEDYARILFENGGSEITVYEKIYPLVLKDSNAVFEWTSGTALLPYVQRLEGESRQQFIDEFKSRLRTKFPGSPAFYPFKRIILSALFE
- a CDS encoding ArnT family glycosyltransferase; this translates as MTKKTLILCFFILIKFALHYVIIAPEYDLHRDEYLHLDQGKHLAWGYLSVPPFTSWVSYVILLLGNGAFWVKFFPALFGACTLVVVWKAIEQLGGGLFALILGATAITFSVLMRINMLYQPNSADILGWTLLYFCILNYLKTEQNKWLYMAALAFGFSFLNKYNIVFLVAGLIPALLVTKNFKIFKNSALYFAAFLALLIILPNLIWQYQNNFPVIFHMKLLAKSQLVNVNRLDFLKEQLLYFLSSIFVLIAAFVAFFAYPAFRKYQVFFWSLVFTLGLFTYLRAKGYYAIGLYPIFIAFGAAYLEYIFQNRLVWLRPGSILVIIAMFIPIFRVAFPIKSPSEIAENAKPYQKLGLLRWEDGKDHELPQDFADMLGWKELAQKVDAEYAKIQDKNHTLVLCDNYGQAGAINYYSKFKDIQAVTMNADYINWVPLDEEIKHIILVQNADDDDPERNKEKPLFQTIHRTGRIESPYARERGASIYVLLDAKVSINAILKNDIEENRWH